From the genome of Malus domestica chromosome 04, GDT2T_hap1, one region includes:
- the LOC103425005 gene encoding dehydration-responsive element-binding protein 1A-like, with protein MREPNKKKSRIWLGTYPTAEMAARVHDVAALAFRGRLACLNFADFAWRLPVPASIDSVDVRRAAEEAAETFRPAEFGGVSESGDDEKESKKMEGEKDCGGAEQSGSSFYLDEEEMFAMPKLLDSMAEGLLLSTRRRPGGNMNWDDMGSNDDVNLWSFSKQ; from the coding sequence ATGAGAGAACCAAACAAGAAGAAGTCGAGGATATGGCTCGGAACTTATCCAACTGCAGAGATGGCAGCTCGGGTGCATGACGTGGCAGCATTGGCCTTTAGAGGGAGGCTTGCCTGCCTCAATTTTGCAGACTTCGCATGGCGCCTGCCTGTTCCGGCTTCCATTGATTCAGTGGATGTCAGGCGGGCGGCCGAGGAGGCTGCAGAGACATTCAGGCCAGCTGAGTTTGGCGGAGTGTCGGAAAGTGGGGATGATGAGAAGGAGAGCAAGAAAATGGAGGGGGAGAAGGATTGTGGAGGTGCGGAGCAAAGTGGCAGCTCGTTTTACTTGGATGAGGAGGAAATGTTCGCCATGCCAAAGTTGCTTGATAGTATGGCCGAAGGGCTTCTGCTCTCTACACGTCGCCGTCCAGGTGGCAACATGAATTGGGATGATATGGGAAGCAATGATGACGTCAATCTGTGGAGCTTCTCAAAGCAATAG